The following are encoded together in the Fusarium keratoplasticum isolate Fu6.1 chromosome 1, whole genome shotgun sequence genome:
- a CDS encoding Vacuolar protein sorting-associated protein, which translates to MLEGLVAGLLNRFLGMYVKNFDPAQLKVGIWSGDVKLRNLELRREALDQLKLPINVMEGHLGELTLIIPWSNLRGAPVKVFIEDVFLLASPKEEAEYDEEEEERRKQRLKMEKLDSAELLKERNQEGMSQEEQKKSQSFTQSLVTKIVDNLQVTVKNIHIRYEDSISAPGHPFALGVTLEEFSAVSTDGQWKPTFIQDSSSVTHKLATLGALAVYWNTDSTLLGTGREAATPSSEMLPHDEIVEKFREMIGKGAEKNTSHQFILKPVNGQAKIELDKSGDIKVPKFNANLLFEEIGLVLDDDQYRDALMMVDLFHYFIRHQEYKKLQPKGVRPKEDPHAWLQFAGNAVLSKIHERNRKWSWDYFRERRDDRKKYIELFKKRKQGQQMSPEDTDAINSLEWKLGYEDLRFWRSLARNQLKKENAEALKKQPQQQEQQQQGWLSWVWGSKPQEKIGQNEENTQMTEEQRQELYEAIDWDEKNALADEVDVPREAIKMCIETSLSTGSFTLKRNPHDNASDLLSLHFDVFKAKALQRKDSLLANVSLGGLRVNDGTTPDTLYPEIVRVKDAPDVKQRRRLSLAELENAEEDPFFQFEVEQNPLEREGDIAVVGKMKPLEVIWNPNFVVGIADFFRPPERHMESITALMESAGATVESIREQTRAGLEFALEEHKTINAELDLQAPLIIVPVSITTEDSTCLIVDAGHIHVNSQLVDQDTMKEIQSKQKQSYSDEDLKRLESVMYDKFIVKLTSTQVLIGPSIEETKAQLVDKDDEARLHVVEQINVDFTVETSILPKAPNLTKFKVSGHLPMLHATVSDSKYKNLMRIIDVAIPKFGEPSLPEPQPEGQKEQSRPRLKSTASNRSRRKSHRERRQSTPFPFMAQTAVVLDDMDEDDDNFEDADDGGGVEQLRIQQRIFEFKFKVDTLKGSLYRSDPDQRKPDSLLVELVAERFGLEFYTRPYDMAAEVSLGSVTVDDFVDNPPDEFKSIISSGDSDDLKAGRSLVHVKFIKVNPQSPEFMPVYEGVETNVTAKVSTINLIVTRKTLLTLLDFILVTFTNNDSQQAGQPGGPQSLLDNYDDDTASVDVSFNTTPPPNSGSIRVKVDLKSIRLILNNDGIRLATLSFNKADAGIFLRANTMRISARLGDLSLVDDVNLGVSEDSHLRQLVTIQGDDLADFRYETFDANNSKTYPGYDSSVFLRAGSVKLNFVEEPFRKIIDFLVKFGKMQALYNAARQAAMNQANQMQQSPSRFKFDVVVNTPIVVFPRVVKPGRPERDLITAYLGEIYAQNKFAPLDDSEDSEIAMKLSAGIRNIRLTSDFHYADDVSEELEMIDHVDLGFNITYAEHKSGVKRPETEIEGTMSDFNLRLTQYQVKFLMEISKSVPAAFAGEGNDNEEEAAKAVDEGTLQRARTLNTETDSGDDQTLVDLGPELSSIDQAWTKLDLVFRINTIGLELIMAEEDAPVHDIAKSSLSRFSLDETKVKTRMLSDGSLEAELLIRSFTIYDSRPRETNKFRRIMSSMNKEVQQLMASVTMSGGKEKSLIAMATIDSPRVIFALDYLFAIQKFAVEGLTVEESSPMDYESMAETTPEESDTDSLQVTFSGDSASRPRSQLSRQQSTDVAQVEEKKEEPSMSIAFRVNLVDAQVILIANPLTSSSEAIVLSIRQMLLSQQHVLTFQVSQIGMFLCRMDRFETSRLRIIDDFSIQLSMDSSKPLSTSIHVDVEPLVLRLSLRDILLVLQIVSKAGELSGNEPKQAKETPAEQKARELRNAGMKQRSASGRGQSTIAGRTKATAASHAPSHAVDSKAKQQAQQVAQRRHEELSATVEGIRVVLIGDVHELPILDLGIKKFSAAAENWSSNLKAETAMDLYSNVYNFSKSSWEPLLEPWQVGFGVAKDTVSGLLSVDVASKKVFDVTITTATIALASKSFDFLTTEQDVLDKPRGVEAPYRIRNYTGFDVVVHSKSPISDEPINLRLEDGKEAPWSFEHWEKMRENLLTESNRNYVNIQLEGSGFDPVKNVRLNREGEYLYSLRPKTDNVLHRLCVEVELGTEDNIKYVTFRSPLHVENATQIPVELGIYDAQEGHLLKIEKIAPGDSRPAPVGAVFEKRVLVRPDGGFGYQWSNDQLFWRDLLKRPTKQVVCKGENGDPFYFQVHARFDKANPLTKQYPYMKIKLSAPVTLENLLPYDFKYRIYDKNTRKDWTNFLRKGGVSPVHVVELSHLLLLSIDMQDTVFKASDFSIINPGNNEDFRKEGKLVVKDDQGLPLNLSLHYFKIPNSGGAFKVTVYSPYVVLNKTGVDVRVRAKGFLQQAKPAAGQFPLMDTSDQERPKALPFMFSYGSDDHRNRALLKVADSEWSKPQSFDAIGSTSEVVLNSPNKNKEIHVGITVKSGEGKYKLTKVVTLAPRFVLHNKLGEEILVRESSSSGYLTLGQGALQPLHFMQKSKVKQLCLCYPGVNNHWTSPFNIADIGTTHVKIAKAGQRQFLVRVEILMEDSTVFLNLSMETKSWPFSMRNESDTEFMFWQANPNVDEEGVEDRSGWRQIRYRLPPRSIMPYAWDFPAAKFREIIISINGKERHVKLAEIGNQIPMKFTTSTGQQKIIDINVAADGPKQTMILSNFRASKSMYKPKTLSRTNTGPEAFEVKDQDTGATFRAQLKLAGIGVSLVNAQMKELAYLTLRDVQLRYSESPLIQTVSMAIKWIQIDNQLYGGLFPMILYPSVVPKKAQEVEAHPSLHAMISRVKDDSYGVLYIKYATILLQQMTVDLDEDFVFALLDFTNVPGASWTMVDDEGKLCDEDLDIPEPTQLQAGQDIYFEVLNIQPMQLDLSFMRTERVNAEDKGSSRNPIMFFLNVMTMAIGNVNDAPIRFNALILDNVRVTTAVLIQNCSSHYSQEVMYQIHKILGSADFLGNPVGLFNSISSGVTDVFYEPYQGLILSDKPEEFGLGIAKGAASFAKKTVFGFSDSFSKFTGSLSKGLAAASLDKQFQDRRRITRARNRPKHALYGVAAGANSFITSVASGVGGLARKPLEGAEQEGALGFFKGVGKGVIGLATKPAVGVLDMASNVSEGIRNTTTVFDGQELDRTRFPRFIPHDGIVRPYNPREALGQYWLKQVDNGRYFDEQYIGHLELPKEDMVVMVTYARILLIRSRRLTSEWDVPLKDIQTIAKERTGVSLALRGGANGPFIPIGEGSERGFLYKMVGVAVEEFNRRFRSGE; encoded by the exons ATGTTGGAAggcctcgtcgccggccTGCTCAACCGCTTTCTGGGCATGTACGTCAAGAACTTTGATCCTGCCCAGCTCAAAGTCGGTATCTGGTCGGGAGATGTCAAACTACGAAACCTAGAGCTGCGCCGTGAGGCCCTGGACCAGCTCAAGCTTCCCATCAATGTTATGGAAGGTCACCTCGGCGAACTCACCCTCATTATCCCCTGGTCCAACCTGCGCGGCGCCCCCGTCAAGGTCTTTATCGAGGACGTTTTTCTTCTGGCCAGCCctaaggaggaggctgaatacgatgaagaggaggaggaacgcAGGAAACAGCggctcaagatggagaagctggacaGCGCTGAGTTGCTCAAGGAGAGAAACCAGGAAGGCATGAGCCAGGAGGAACAAAAGAAGAGCCAGAGCTTTACGCAGAGCCTGGTTACAAAGATCGTCGACAACCTCCAGGTCACGGTCAAGAATATCCACATTCGATATGAGGACTCCATCTCAGCACCAGGACACCCATTCGCCCTGGGCGTTACCCTCGAGGAGTTCAGCGCCGTCAGCACAGACGGCCAGTGGAAGCCCACCTTTATCCAGGACTCGAGTTCCGTCACCCACAAGCTGGCGACTTTGGGCGCACTTGCTGTGTACTGGAATACCGATTCAACACTACTCGGAACTGGCCGTGAGGCCGCAACGCCCTCTTCAGAGATGCTCCCACACGATGAGATCGTCGAAAAATTCAGGGAGATGATTGGAAAGGGCGCCGAGAAGAATACTAGCCACCAATTCATTCTGAAGCCTGTCAATGGACAAGCCAAGATTGAGCTCGACAAATCGGGCGACATCAAAGTGCCCAAATTCAATGCGAACCTATTGTTCGAGGAGATCGGTCTTGTCCTGGATGATGACCAGTATCGAgatgccttgatgatggtcgaCCTTTTCCACTACTTCATTCGTCACCAAGAGTACAAGAAGTTGCAACCAAAGGGGGTCAGACCCAAGGAAGACCCCCATGCATGGCTACAGTTTGCCGGTAATGCGGTGCTATCCAAGATCCATGAGCGCAACCGAAAGTGGTCATGGGATTACTTCCGGGAGCGTCGTGATGACAGGAAAAAATACATCGAGCTAttcaagaagaggaaacaaGGGCAACAGATGTCTCCTGAGGACACTGATGCAATAAACTCCCTTGAGTGGAAACTGGGCTATGAAGATCTGCGGTTCTGGCGATCTCTGGCCCGCAACCAGCTCAAAAAGGAAAACGCCGAGGCTCTCAAGAAGCAACCACAACAACaggagcaacagcaacaaggCTGGCTCTCGTGGGTGTGGGGTTCCAAACCCCAAGAGAAGATCGGGCAGAATGAGGAGAATACGCAGATGACTGAGGAACAGCGACAGGAGCTCTATGAGGCCATCGACTGGGACGAGAAGAATGCTCTTGCGGACGAGGTGGACGTACCGcgagaggccatcaagatgtGCATTGAGACCTCCCTTAGCACTGGAAGTTTCACTCTCAAGAGAAACCCCCACGACAACGCATCAGACTTGCTTAGTCTACACTTTGATGTattcaaggccaaggctcttcAGCGAAAGGACTCCCTCCTTGCCAACGTCAGCCTTGGTGGCTTGCGTGTCAACGATGGTACCACTCCTGACACACTCTACCCTGAGATTGTGAGGGTCAAGGATGCTCCCGATGTCAAGCAGCGTCGAAGACTCTCGCTGGCGGAGCTCGAGAATGCAGAGGAAGATCCCTTCTTCCAGTTCGAGGTCGAACAGAACCCGCTCGAACGCGAGGGCGACATTGCTGTTGTTGGAAAGATGAAGCCTCTCGAGGTCATCTGGAACCCCAACTttgttgttggcattgcCGACTTTTTCAGACCCCCTGAGCGTCACATGGAGTCTATCACTGCCCTCATGGAGAGTGCTGGTGCTACTGTTGAGAGCATTCGGGAACAGACTCGAGCCGGTCTTGAGTTTGCTCTTGAAGAACACAAGACGATCAACGCCGAGCTGGATCTTCAAGCGCCCCTGATTATAGTGCCCGTCAGCATTACTACCGAGGACTCAACTTGCTTGATCGTTGATGCTGGTCACATTCATGTCAACAGTCAGCTTGTCGACCAGGACACCATGAAAGAGATCCAGTCCAAACAAAAACAGTCGTACAGCGACGAAGATCTCAAGCGGCTCGAATCGGTCATGTACGACAAGTTCATTGTCAAACTGACATCGACTCAAGTTCTCATTGGACCATCCATTGAGGAAACCAAAGCGCAGCTTGTTGACAAGGACGATGAGGCCCGGCTTCACGTTGTCGAGCAGATCAATGTCGACTTCACTGTCGAAACCTCGATCCTCCCGAAGGCCCCCAACCTGACCAAGTTCAAGGTCTCAGGTCACTTGCCGATGCTTCACGCCACTGTTTCGGACTCCAAGTATAAGAACCTCATGAGAATCATTGATGTGGCGATTCCCAAGTTTGGTGAACCATCACTACCTGAACCACAGCCGGAGGGACAAAAGGAGCAGTCTCGACCTCGACTCAAGAGCACGGCGTCTAATCGTTCCCGAAGAAAGTCTCATCGTGAAAGGCGGCAATCCACGCCGTTCCCGTTCATGGCCCAAACTGCTGTCGTGCTTGACGATatggacgaagatgacgacaacTTTGAGGACGCGGACGATGGAGGCGGTGTTGAGCAGCTTCGCATTCAGCAAAGGATCTTCGAGTTCAAGTTCAAGGTTGACACCCTCAAGGGTTCACTTTATCGGAGTGACCCTGACCAACGAAAGCCCGATTCTCTCCTGGTTGAACTGGTCGCTGAGCGGTTTGGCTTGGAGTTTTACACAAGACCTTACGACATGGCAGCCGAGGTCTCACTTGGCTCAGTCACAGTGGATGACTTTGTGGACAACCCTCCTGACGAATTcaaatccatcatctcgtcgGGCGATAGCGATGATCTCAAGGCAGGTCGAAGCCTGGTTCACGTCAAGTTTATCAAGGTCAATCCACAGTCGCCCGAGTTCATGCCTGTCTATGAGGGCGTCGAGACCAACGTAACCGCCAAGGTCTCGACAATCAACCTGATCGTCACCCGAAAGACCTTGTTGACGCTTCTGGATTTCATCCTCGTTACTTTCACCAATAACGATAGTCAGCAAGCTGGCCAGCCAGGCGGCCCGCAGTCCCTCCTGGACAACTACGATGATGATACAGCAAGCGTCGATGTCTCTTTCAACACCACCCCTCCACCAAACTCTGGTTCTATCCGGGTAAAGGTCGACCTCAAGAGTATCAGGCTGATCTTGAACAACGATGGTATTCGACTCGCCACGTTATCATTCAACAAGGCAGACGCTGGCATCTTCCTCCGGGCCAACACGATGCGCATTTCTGCCCGACTCGGCGACCTCTcccttgttgatgatgtgaaTCTCGGCGTCTCGGAGGACTCCCATCTTCGCCAGCTCGTGACTATTCAGGGAGATGACTTGGCCGACTTCCGTTATGAAACTTTTGACGCCAACAATTCCAAGACATACCCAGGATACGATAGTTCCGTGTTCCTTCGCGCTGGTTCCGTCAAGCTCAACTTTGTGGAGGAGCCATTCCGCAAGATCATTGATTTCTTGGTCAAGTTTGGCAAGATGCAGGCCCTGTACAATGCCGCACGCCAGGCTGCCATGAACCAGGCCAACCAAATGCAGCAAAGCCCCAGCCGCTTCAAGTTTGATGTTGTGGTCAACACCCCCATTGTTGTCTTCCCCCGCGTCGTGAAGCCGGGTCGACCTGAGAGAGACCTGATCACAGCATACCTGGGTGAGATCTACGCCCAGAACAAGTTCGCACCTCTGGATGACAGCGAGGATTCCGAAATTGCAATGAAGCTCTCGGCTGGTATCCGCAATATCAGGCTCACCTCAGACTTCCATTACGCTGATGATGTTtctgaggagcttgagatgATCGACCATGTTGATCTTGGGTTCAACATCACCTATGCCGAGCACAAGTCTGGAGTCAAGAGACCCGAGACAGAGATCGAGGGAACCATGTCTGATTTCAACCTGCGGCTTACCCAATACCAAGTAAAGTTCCTCATGGAAATCTCCAAGTCGGTACCTGCAGCATTTGCTGGCGAGGGCAACGATAatgaggaagaggcggcCAAGGCAGTTGACGAAGGGACCCTGCAGCGCGCCCGAACACTCAATACGGAAACGGACTCTGGCGATGATCAAACGCTGGTCGATCTCGGCCCCGAACTCAGCTCTATTGACCAAGCCTGGACAAAACTCGATCTTGTCTTCCGTATCAACACGATCGGACTCGAGCTGATCATGGCAGAAGAAGATGCACCCGTTCATGACATTGCAAAGTCAAGTCTTTCACGGTTCTCGCTTgacgagaccaaggtcaagacgagGATGCTCTCAGATGGCTCACTTGAAGCGGAGTTGCTCATCCGGTCATTTACCATCTACGACAGCCGACCCCGAGAGACAAACAAATTCCGTCGCATCATGTCATCGATGAACAAGGAAGTGCAGCAGCTGATGGCGAGTGTGACCATGTCGGGTGGCAAGGAAAAGAGCCTGATCGCTATGGCCACCATTGACAGCCCTCGAGTCATCTTTGCACTCGACTATCTGTTTGCTATCCAAAAGTTTGCCGTGGAGGGTTTGACTGTCGAGGAGAGCAGCCCGATGGATTATGAGAGCATGGCTGAGACTACCCCCGAAGAGTCAGACACCGACTCTCTGCAAGTCACATTTTCGGGAGATAGTGCTTCACGGCCTCGATCACAGCTTTCACGGCAGCAAAGCACCGACGTCGCTCAAgtcgaggaaaagaaggaagagcCGTCGATGAGCATCGCTTTCCGAGTCAATTTGGTCGATGCGCAAGTCATCCTCATCGCGAACCCTCTGACCTCGAGCTCCGAGGCGATTGTGCTTTCGATCAGACAAATGCTTCTTTCTCAGCAGCATGTCCTGACCTTCCAGGTGTCTCAAATTGGAATGTTCTTGTGTCGGATGGACAGGTTCGAGACGTCTCGTCTTCGAATCATCGATGACTTCTCGATCCAGCTCAGCATGGACAGCTCCAAGCCTCTGTCCACCAGCATCCATGTGGATGTTGAGCCTCTTGTGCTGCGACTATCACTCCGCGATATTCTTCTCGTGCTTCAAATCGTCAGCAAAGCAGGAGAGCTATCCGGAAACGAACCaaagcaggccaaggaaaCCCCTGCTGAACAGAAGGCCCGGGAGTTGCGCAACGCTGGCATGAAGCAACGATCTGCCAGTGGACGTGGACAGTCTACCATCGCTGGTCGAACAAAGGCGACTGCAGCCAGCCATGCTCCTAGCCATGCCGTTGATTCCAAGGCAAAGCAACAAGCTCAGCAAGTTGCCCAGCGAAGACATGAGGAGTTGTCGGCTACAGTAGAAGGCATTCGTGTCGTTTTGATTGGCGATGTGCACGAACTTCCcattcttgatcttggcatcAAGAAGTTCAGTGCGGCTGCTGAGAACTGGTCTTCGAACCTGAAGGCCGAAACTGCCATGGACCTTTACTCCAACGTGTACAACTTTTCCAAGTCCAGCTGGGAGCCGCTCCTGGAGCCATGGCAGGTGGGCTTTGGCGTAGCCAAGGACACTGTCTCTGGTCTTCTTTCAGTCGATGTTGCCTCCAAAAAGGTCTTCGACGTGACCATCACCACGGCCACGATTGCATTGGCATCCAAGTCGTTTGACTTCCTGACGACTGAGCAGGATGTGCTGGACAAGCCCCGCGGAGTTGAAGCACCCTACCGCATCCGAAACTACACTGGCTTTGATGTCGTTGTCCACTCCAAGAGCCCAATCAGCGATGAGCCCATCAACCTTCGCCTGGAGGACGGCAAGGAAGCACCGTGGAGCTTTGAGCACTGGGAGAAGATGCGAGAGAATCTTCTCACCGAGTCAAACCGGAACTATGTCAACATCCAGCTCGAGGGCAGTGGGTTCGACCCTGTTAAGAACGTCCGACTCAATCGGGAGGGTGAGTATCTTTACAGCCTACGTCCCAAGACGGATAACGTTCTGCATCGACTGTGTGTTGAGGTGGAGCTTGGAACCGAGGACAACATCAAATACGTCACCTTCAGATCTCCCCTACACGTTGAGAACGCAACACAGATCCCGGTAGAATTGGGTATCTACGATGCGCAGGAAGGCCATCTGCTCAAGATTGAGAAGATTGCGCCTGGTGACTCTCGACCGGCCCCAGTTGGTGCTGTGTTTGAGAAGAGGGTTCTTGTTCGACCTGATGGTGGCTTTGGCTACCAGTGGAGCAACGACCAGCTGTTCTGGAGGGATCTGCTCAAGCGACCTACGAAGCAGGTTGTGTGCAAGGGAGAGAATGGAGATCCGTTCTACTTCCAGGTCCATGCACGCTTCGACAAAGCTAACCCGCTGACCAA GCAATACCCGTACATGAAGATCAAGCTATCAGCGCCGGTGACACTTGAGAACCTCTTGCCGTACGATTTCAAGTACCGCATCTACGACAAGAACACCAGAAAGGACTGGACCAACTTCCTGCGAAAGGGTGGTGTCAGCCCTGTTCATGTTGTTGAGCTCTCCCACTTGCTGCTCCTCAGCATCGACATGCAGGACACAGTTTTCAAGGCGAGCGACTTTTCGATCATCAACCCCGGAAATAATGAGGACTTCCGCAAGGAAGGCAAGCTTGTTGTAAAGGATGACCAAGGACTACCTTTGAACCTGTCTCTGCACTACTTCAAGATTCCCAACAGCGGTGGTGCGTTCAAGGTCACAGTCTACAGTCCCTATGTTGTTCTGAACAAGACTGGCGTGGATGTTCGAGTGCGCGCCAAGGGATTCCTCCAGCAAGCAAAGCCGGCGGCGGGACAATTCCCTCTCATGGACACATCGGATCAGGAACGTCCCAAGGCGTTGCCCTTCATGTTCTCTTATGGAAGCGATGATCACCGCAACCGAGCACTCCTCAAGGTCGCGGATTCTGAGTGGAGTAAGCCCCAGAGTTTTGACGCCATTGGCAGTACTTCTGAAGTTGTCCTCAACTCGCCaaacaagaacaaggagatcCACGTGGGAATCACGGTCAAATCGGGCGAGGGCAAGTATAAGTTGACCAAGGTTGTCACCCTCGCGCCACGATTCGTGCTGCACAACAAGCTGGGCGAGGAGATTCTTGTCAGGGAGTCGAGCTCGTCTGGATACCTCACTCTTGGACAAGGAGCTCTCCAGCCCCTTCATTTCATGCAAAAGTCCAAGGTGAAGCAGCTGTGCCTCTGCTACCCTGGTGTCAACAACCACTGGACTTCGCCCTTCAATATTGCCGACATTGGTACGACTCATGTCAAGATTGCGAAGGCTGGACAGCGGCAATTCCTGGTCAGAGTGGAAATTCTTATGGAGGATTCTACCGTCTTCTTGAACCTTAGCATGGAGACCAAGAGCTGGCCATTCTCTATGCGCAACGAGAGTGACACCGAGTTCATGTTCTGGCAAGCCAACCCCAACGTGGACGAAGAAGGTGTCGAGGATCGCAGTGGCTGGAGACAGATCCGGTACCGCCTACCACCCAGGAGCATCATGCCCTACGCCTGGGACTTCCCCGCAGCCAAGTTCCGTGAGATTATCATTTCAATCAACGGTAAGGAGCGACATGTCAAGCTGGCCGAGATTGGAAACCAGATTCCCATGAAGTTCACGACTTCTACAGGGCAGCAGAAGATCATCGACATCAATGTTGCTGCAGATGGACCGAAGCAGACCATGATCTTGAGCAACTTCCGCGCCAGCAAGAGCATGTACAAGCCGAAGACGTTGTCTAGGACCAACACCGGCCCAGAAGCCTTCGAAGTCAAAGATCAGGACACGGGGGCTACTTTCCGTGCTCAGCTCAAGCTTGCGGGTATCGGTGTGTCTCTGGTGAACGCTCAGATGAAGGAGCTCGCCTACTTGACCCTTCGAGATGTCCAACTGCGCTACAGCGAGTCTCCACTGATCCAAACCGTTTCGATGGCGATCAAGTGGATTCAGATCGACAATCAGCTCTACGGTGGTCTCTTCCCAATGATCCTGTATCCCAGTGTCGTACCCAAGAAGGCGCAAGAGGTGGAAGCTCATCCATCGCTGCACGCCATGATCAGCCGTGTCAAGGATGACTCGTACGGTGTGCTATACATCAAGTACGCAACTATTTTGCTTCAGCAGATGACGGTTGATCTAGACGAGGATTTCGtctttgctcttcttgacttTACCAACGTTCCCGGTGCCAGCTGGACGATGGTGGACGATGAAGGCAAGCTGTGCGATGAGGATCTTGACATTCCCGAGCCGACACAGCTGCAGGCTGGTCAAGACATTTACTTTGAGGTGCTCAACATCCAGCCGATGCAACTTGACCTCAGCTTCATGCGCACAGAACGAGTGAATGCTGAGGACAAGGGTTCATCGCGCAACCCCATCATGTTCTTCCTCAACGtcatgaccatggccatCGGTAACGTCAACGATGCGCCAATCCGCTTCAATGCCCTCATCTTGGACAATGTGCGGGTAACAACTGCAGTGCTCATTCAGAATTGCTCCAGTCACTACAGCCAAGAGGTCATGTACCAGATTCACAAGATCTTGGGATCTGCCGACTTTTTGGGTAACCCAGTGGGCCTCTTCAACAGCATCTCATCAGGTGTGACGGATGTCTTCTACGAGCCGTACCAGGGCCTGATCCTGTCGGATAAACCAGAGGAGTTCGGGCTGGGCATTGCAAAAGGCGCCGCTTCATTTGCAAAGAAGACGGTGTTTGGCTTCAGTGACAGCTTCTCCAAGTTCACAGGCAGTCTAAGCAAGGGTCTTGCAGCGGCGTCGCTGGACAAGCAGTTCCAAGACCGGCGACGTATCACAAGAGCGCGCAACAGGCCAAAGCACGCCTTGTACGGTGTTGCTGCGGGTGCCAACAGCTTTATCACAAGCGTCGCATCAGGCGTGGGCGGACTTGCGCGCAAGCCTCTGGAGGGTGCCGAGCAAGAGGGTGCGCTGGGCTTCTTCAAGGGTGTCGGCAAGGGCGTGATCGGGTTGGCAACCAAGCCTGCTGTTGGCGTACTGGACATGGCCAGCAACGTCAGCGAAGGCATCCGCAACACAACAACAGTGTTTGACGGGCAAGAGTTGGATCGCACGCGATTCCCGCGGTTCATCCCACATGACGGCATCGTGCGGCCGTACAACCCGCGGGAAGCTCTCGGGCAGTACTGGCTCAAGCAGGTGGACAACGGAAGATACTTTGACGAGCAGTACATTGGACACCTGGAGCTGCCCAAGGAGgacatggtggtgatggtgacataTGCTCGGATCCTATTGATCCGATCCCGACGATTGACTAGCGAGTGGGACGTGCCGCTCAAGGACATCCAGACGATCGCCAAGGAGCGGACGGGAGTGAGCCTTGCGCTGAGAGGAGGGGCTAATGGACCGTTTATCCCAATCGGCGAAGGCAGCGAGAGAGGGTTCCTATACAAGATGGTTGGAGTGGCGGTGGAAGAGTTCAACAGAAGATTCAGGAGCGGAGAGTAA